The Balneolales bacterium ANBcel1 genomic sequence ACTTTGAGAAATATCAGGAGTTGATCTACTTTTAGGCTCCGCTACGATCATGCTGAAACGCAATCGGTTATATGGACTGATTCTGACTCTCAGTGTCGCAGCGGGCGCGTTGCTGTTGTACACCGGCTTGTCAGCGGGCCAAGGTTCTGAAGTCATAATATGCCCGTTTAAACTCCTTACCGGCATGCCCTGTCCCTCGTGCGGTACTGCAAGGGCCGTCCTTCTAATAACCGAAGGCGATCTTTTCACTTCCGTTATGATGAACCCGCTCGGCATTCCAGCCGCCATCGCCCTCCTGGTAACACCAGCCTGGGTAGCCGCTGACCTGCTGCGTAACAGCGACAGCCTCTTCCGGGCATTTCGCGAAACCGAACGGTTTATTTCAAGCCACAAGTGGGCGGCCTTCCTGCTGGCAGCCCTCATATCCGCCAACTGGATATGGAACTTCACAAAAGGGCTGTAACCACGCCATACTGTCATCGCCATGCTCTATCACACTGAATTCCCTTACTCCCCGGACGATACGGAGCGTGAAAAAGCATCCAACAGCTACCTGATATCGTTGATTGCCATCATTGCCGGCGCACCCATGCCGTTTGTCAATCTCCTGGCTACGCTCATTTTTTACCTTGGAAACAGAAAGGGGGCCTATTTCACAAGATGGCACTGCACCCAGGCCATGATGTCACAAATCACGCTCTTTTTTGTCAATGCCGCTGCCGTCGGCTGGACGGTGCACATTTTCATCGGCGGCGGCACATTGACCAACGTCTATATCGCTTATCTGATCACCGCGCTGCTGGTCAATTTGATTGAATTTGTGATGACCATCTACACCGCCA encodes the following:
- a CDS encoding DUF2752 domain-containing protein translates to MLKRNRLYGLILTLSVAAGALLLYTGLSAGQGSEVIICPFKLLTGMPCPSCGTARAVLLITEGDLFTSVMMNPLGIPAAIALLVTPAWVAADLLRNSDSLFRAFRETERFISSHKWAAFLLAALISANWIWNFTKGL
- a CDS encoding DUF4870 domain-containing protein, producing the protein MLYHTEFPYSPDDTEREKASNSYLISLIAIIAGAPMPFVNLLATLIFYLGNRKGAYFTRWHCTQAMMSQITLFFVNAAAVGWTVHIFIGGGTLTNVYIAYLITALLVNLIEFVMTIYTAIATRRGRHIEWWFWGALANTICKPERSTS